The following are from one region of the Advenella mimigardefordensis DPN7 genome:
- the odhB gene encoding 2-oxoglutarate dehydrogenase complex dihydrolipoyllysine-residue succinyltransferase: MAIIDVVVPQLSESISEASLLEWKKKVGEAVTQDETLIEVETDKVVLEVPAPANGVLTEIAEGDGSTVTSGQLLARIDTEAKAGAAAPAAAAAPAAEPVAAEPAKAEAAPAKAAEASKGSAGVASPAASKILSEKGIAAADVAGSGRDGRVTKADAAAATAAPAAPAAAAAAPATLSLDGRPEQRVPMTRLRARIAERLIQSQQENAILTTFNEVNMKAVIDLRNAYKDRFEKEHGVKLGFMSFFVKAAVAALKKYPLLNASVDGKDIIYHGYFDIGIAVSSPRGLVVPIVRNADQLTFAEIEKTIADYGVKAREGKISLEDLTGGTFSISNGGVFGSMLSTPIINPPQSAILGVHATKDRPVVENGQVVIRPINFLAMSYDHRIIDGREAVLGLVAMKEALEDPQRLLLDL, from the coding sequence ATGGCTATTATTGACGTTGTAGTTCCTCAGCTCTCTGAATCAATCTCCGAAGCGTCCCTGCTTGAGTGGAAAAAGAAAGTAGGCGAAGCAGTCACTCAGGATGAAACACTGATTGAAGTCGAAACCGACAAGGTCGTTCTGGAAGTGCCTGCACCGGCCAATGGCGTATTAACTGAGATCGCCGAAGGCGATGGCAGCACAGTGACGTCTGGTCAGTTGCTGGCAAGAATCGACACCGAAGCCAAAGCCGGTGCTGCTGCTCCGGCAGCCGCTGCCGCGCCTGCTGCTGAACCTGTCGCTGCCGAGCCCGCCAAAGCCGAAGCTGCGCCAGCCAAGGCCGCTGAAGCCAGCAAGGGCAGTGCAGGCGTTGCGTCTCCTGCTGCCAGCAAAATTCTGTCTGAAAAAGGCATCGCGGCTGCCGACGTCGCCGGCTCTGGTCGTGACGGTCGTGTCACCAAGGCGGATGCCGCTGCCGCTACAGCAGCTCCTGCTGCACCCGCCGCTGCAGCCGCCGCACCGGCAACGCTATCGCTTGATGGCCGTCCTGAACAGCGCGTGCCAATGACCCGTCTGCGCGCACGTATCGCCGAGCGTCTGATCCAGTCTCAGCAGGAAAACGCTATCCTCACGACGTTCAACGAAGTGAACATGAAGGCCGTGATTGATCTGCGCAATGCCTATAAAGATCGCTTTGAAAAAGAACACGGCGTGAAACTGGGCTTTATGTCCTTCTTCGTTAAAGCTGCCGTTGCCGCACTGAAAAAATACCCATTGCTGAATGCGTCTGTTGACGGTAAAGATATTATTTACCACGGTTACTTTGACATTGGTATCGCCGTCAGCAGCCCGCGCGGCCTGGTTGTGCCTATCGTGCGCAATGCAGATCAGCTGACATTTGCAGAAATCGAAAAAACCATTGCGGACTACGGTGTTAAAGCCCGCGAAGGCAAAATCAGCCTGGAAGATCTGACTGGCGGTACCTTCTCTATTTCCAACGGTGGTGTTTTCGGTTCCATGCTGTCTACCCCCATTATCAATCCGCCACAATCTGCGATCCTGGGCGTACACGCCACCAAGGACCGTCCTGTGGTAGAGAATGGTCAGGTCGTCATCCGTCCAATCAACTTCCTGGCGATGTCATACGATCACCGTATCATTGACGGCCGCGAAGCGGTGCTGGGTCTGGTTGCCATGAAAGAGGCACTGGAAGATCCACAACGTCTGCTGCTGGACCTGTAA
- a CDS encoding 2-oxoglutarate dehydrogenase E1 component has product MTTETEKKSTSYLFGSNAPYVEELYEEYLANPAAVADHWRNYFDQLQHSPATDGSESTRDQNHHSVVTSFAQRAKANAFARAAKEGVPTLEVASKQLHVQSLIAAYRSLGVRWAQLDPLKRRERPEIPELDPAFYGLTDADLDQVYSATNTYFTKQGTMTLREILNSLRDTYCGAVGAEFMHMSDPKAKRWVQERLESTHANGSFDSDTKKRILQQLTEAEGLERFLHTKYVGQKRFSLEGGESFIASMDEVVNHAGDLGVQEIIVGMAHRGRLNMLVNIMGKMPGDLFAEFEGKHAEGLTDGDVKYHNGFSSDLSTRGGPVHLSLAFNPSHLEIVNPVVEGSVRARQERRADPLGQQVLPVLVHGDAAFAGQGVVMETLNMAQTRGYGTGGTLHIVINNQIGFTTSDPRDSRSTLYCTDVVKMIEAPVFHVNADDPEAVVFATRLALDYRMEFNHDVVVDIICYRKLGHNEQDTPSLTQPLMYKSIGAHPGTRKIYADKLTAQGVLTDGEGDEFVKNYRRLMEDGQKTVEPVLTDYKNKYSIDWTPFLGAKWTDSADTAVPLAELKRIGERITTVPDTFTPHNLVKKLLADRRAMAMGEQNLDWGMGEHLAFATLLSSGYTIRITGQDSGRGTFTHRHAVLHDQKRERWNDGTYVPLQNISESQAPFTVIDSVLSEEAVLGFEYGYSCSEPNTLVIWEAQFGDFVNGAQVVIDQFISSGEAKWGRQSGLTLMLPHGYEGQGPEHSSARIERFLQLCADHNMQCVQPTNAAQIFHLLRRQMIRPFRKPLVIFTPKSLLRNKDATSPLSDLSSGEFQPILGEIDTALAAKKVKRVLVCSGKVYYDLMNARKERKDDHVAILRVEQLYPFAHKSFATELAKYPNATEVVWVQDEPQNQGPWFYIQHHLYEDMSSGQRLGYAGRTASSSPAVGYMAKHIEQQKALVEQAFAPKLKGFILTK; this is encoded by the coding sequence ATGACAACGGAAACTGAAAAGAAATCTACCTCTTATTTATTCGGGAGTAATGCTCCCTATGTTGAAGAATTGTACGAAGAGTACCTGGCCAATCCGGCCGCCGTGGCTGACCACTGGCGCAACTACTTCGATCAGCTTCAGCATTCGCCTGCGACAGACGGGTCTGAAAGTACCCGTGACCAGAACCATCACTCTGTCGTCACCTCCTTTGCCCAGCGCGCCAAGGCCAATGCCTTTGCCCGGGCGGCCAAAGAAGGGGTGCCAACGCTGGAAGTCGCCAGCAAACAGCTTCACGTACAGTCATTAATCGCTGCCTATCGCTCACTGGGTGTTCGCTGGGCCCAGCTGGACCCGTTGAAACGCCGTGAACGTCCTGAAATCCCCGAACTCGATCCTGCCTTTTACGGCCTGACCGACGCTGATCTGGACCAGGTATACTCTGCTACCAACACGTATTTCACCAAGCAGGGCACCATGACCTTGCGCGAAATCCTTAACTCCCTGCGCGATACCTATTGCGGCGCTGTTGGCGCTGAGTTCATGCATATGTCCGATCCCAAAGCCAAGCGCTGGGTTCAGGAACGCCTGGAGTCTACCCACGCTAACGGTTCCTTCGATAGCGACACCAAAAAACGCATTCTGCAGCAGCTGACCGAAGCCGAAGGGCTGGAGCGTTTCCTGCATACGAAATATGTAGGTCAGAAGCGCTTTTCGCTGGAGGGGGGTGAAAGTTTCATCGCCTCTATGGACGAAGTGGTCAATCACGCCGGTGACCTGGGCGTACAGGAAATCATCGTGGGTATGGCCCACCGTGGTCGCCTGAACATGCTGGTCAACATCATGGGCAAAATGCCCGGCGATCTGTTTGCCGAGTTTGAAGGCAAGCATGCCGAAGGCCTGACCGACGGTGATGTGAAATACCACAACGGTTTCTCCAGTGACCTGTCCACGCGCGGCGGTCCGGTTCACCTGTCTCTGGCGTTTAACCCATCGCATCTGGAAATTGTTAACCCTGTGGTGGAAGGGAGTGTACGTGCCCGTCAGGAGCGTCGCGCCGATCCGCTGGGTCAACAGGTATTGCCTGTGCTGGTACACGGTGATGCCGCCTTTGCCGGCCAGGGCGTGGTCATGGAAACGCTGAATATGGCGCAGACCCGCGGTTACGGTACTGGCGGTACGCTGCACATCGTGATTAACAACCAGATTGGTTTTACCACTTCCGACCCGCGCGACTCACGTTCAACCCTGTATTGTACCGACGTGGTCAAAATGATCGAAGCGCCGGTCTTCCACGTGAACGCCGACGATCCTGAAGCCGTGGTTTTCGCAACGCGCCTGGCGCTTGATTACCGCATGGAATTTAACCACGACGTTGTTGTGGATATCATTTGCTATCGTAAACTGGGCCACAACGAGCAGGACACACCGTCACTCACACAGCCGCTTATGTATAAAAGCATTGGCGCGCACCCCGGCACACGCAAAATCTATGCAGACAAACTGACTGCACAGGGCGTACTGACCGACGGCGAGGGCGACGAGTTCGTCAAGAATTATCGACGACTGATGGAAGATGGCCAGAAAACTGTCGAGCCCGTTCTGACCGACTACAAAAACAAATACTCCATCGACTGGACGCCGTTTCTGGGTGCCAAGTGGACCGACAGCGCCGATACGGCCGTGCCACTGGCTGAACTCAAACGCATCGGTGAACGTATTACCACCGTGCCCGATACCTTCACGCCTCATAATCTGGTGAAAAAACTGCTTGCCGACCGCCGTGCAATGGCCATGGGCGAACAGAATCTTGACTGGGGCATGGGCGAGCATCTGGCCTTTGCGACATTGCTGTCCTCTGGCTACACCATCCGTATCACCGGTCAGGACTCCGGGCGCGGCACGTTTACGCACCGTCATGCCGTATTGCATGATCAGAAGCGCGAGCGCTGGAACGACGGTACTTATGTGCCATTGCAGAATATCTCCGAATCTCAGGCGCCTTTTACTGTGATCGATTCGGTGTTGTCAGAAGAGGCCGTACTGGGCTTTGAGTACGGTTATTCCTGCTCCGAGCCTAACACGCTGGTTATCTGGGAAGCGCAGTTCGGTGACTTCGTCAACGGTGCCCAGGTTGTGATTGACCAGTTCATCAGTTCAGGTGAAGCCAAATGGGGCCGTCAGTCAGGTTTAACACTGATGTTGCCACACGGTTATGAAGGGCAGGGACCAGAGCACTCCTCTGCACGTATCGAGCGCTTCCTGCAACTGTGTGCCGACCATAACATGCAGTGCGTACAGCCAACCAATGCTGCACAGATTTTCCATTTACTGCGTCGTCAGATGATCCGGCCTTTCCGCAAGCCGCTGGTGATCTTTACACCAAAATCACTGTTGCGCAACAAGGATGCCACTTCGCCACTCAGCGATCTGTCATCCGGTGAATTCCAGCCTATCCTGGGTGAAATCGACACCGCACTGGCCGCCAAGAAAGTCAAACGCGTTCTGGTGTGTTCCGGTAAGGTTTACTACGATCTGATGAACGCCCGCAAGGAACGGAAAGACGATCATGTTGCGATCCTGCGGGTAGAGCAGTTGTACCCGTTTGCACACAAATCGTTTGCCACTGAACTGGCCAAGTATCCGAATGCGACGGAAGTTGTATGGGTACAGGACGAGCCTCAGAATCAGGGACCATGGTTCTATATCCAGCACCACCTGTACGAAGACATGTCTTCCGGACAGCGCCTGGGGTATGCCGGCCGTACCGCCTCGTCCTCTCCTGCTGTTGGCTATATGGCCAAACATATTGAGCAGCAAAAGGCATTGGTAGAACAGGCTTTTGCACCCAAGCTCAAAGGATTCATTCTGACCAAGTAA